One Plasmodium vinckei vinckei genome assembly, chromosome: PVVCY_09 genomic region harbors:
- a CDS encoding major facilitator superfamily-related transporter, putative: protein MPSSLDELLSKDEIRESSKQKTPYNINRNIVLFLYVTLIILTNRLFFGWPNLSNLLFRDDAYIWKCTKNPDGSYNRIPDKRYACEEQDKAVQTIFIFGSSAYFAFSFFNGLIVDYLGSRLSILLGHILNLIGWVVLVMSGENFDGYVVGGVFMAASIDLASFATLNASGLFPGNENLIVNIISGAGSLSPGIMTILDIIITKYDLNFKTFMLCYMGISVGFFFILSIFFFPKTRYYRQYEFDNYYNAREFVLRTNLENGNPDSIATKQIASFKNASKKSKSDNNDKSNKNCGFLKSRYFRDLLNIFTCAHFLCLWIYGPLNAIYNTFYYSVVENILSKDKNDLLGYILPFSVIPCIILGNLSDKFGVMIIIVYELIFALFMYGFSFFKSNIAHWASVISNVLYSACANGQIWTFISYTFSSKYHSTLIGLLNFVCGVVSFARILLLEWAKNVNYDFTYINLLIIGFIVINVVVTIILGLIIKSKGDKVIYGDEESD from the coding sequence ATGCCTTCGTCATTAGACGAACTTTTAAGCAAAGATGAAATAAGGGAGTCAtcaaaacaaaaaacaCCATATAACATAAACAGAAATATtgtgttatttttatatgttacgttaattatattaacaaatcGTTTGTTTTTTGGATGGCCAAATTTATCAAACTTATTATTTAGAGAtgatgcatatatatggaaaTGCACTAAAAATCCAGATGGGTCATATAATAGAATTCCTGATAAAAGATATGCATGTGAAGAACAAGATAAAGCAGTtcaaacaatttttatatttggaTCATCTGCATATTTTGCATTTTCGTTTTTCAATGGATTAATAGTTGATTATTTAGGTTCTAGACTTAGTATATTATTAGgtcatatattaaatttgatTGGATGGGTAGTATTAGTTATGTCAGGAGAAAATTTTGATGGATATGTTGTAGGTGGAGTATTTATGGCCGCAAGTATTGATTTAGCATCATTTGCAACATTAAATGCATCAGGTTTATTTCCaggaaatgaaaatttaatagttaatataatatcagGTGCTGGATCATTATCACCAGGAATAATGACAATTTtagatataattataacaaaatatgaTCTTAATTTCAAAACTTTTATGTTATGTTATATGGGTATAAGTGTTGggtttttctttattttatcaatatttttttttccaaaaaCTAGATATTATAGACAATATGAGTttgataattattataatgcaAGGGAATTTGTTTTAAGAACTAATCTTGAAAATGGAAATCCCGATTCCATTGCCACCAAACAAATAGCcagttttaaaaatgcatcaaaaaaaagtaaatcagataataatgataaaagtaataaaaattgtggatttttaaaatcaaGATATTTCAgagatttattaaatatatttacctGTGCCCATTTCTTATGTTTATGGATATATGGACCTTTAAATGCAATATATaacacattttattatagtGTTGTTgagaatatattatcaaaagaTAAGAATGATTTACTTGGATATATCTTACCATTTTCTGTAATTCCTTGTATTATATTAGGAAATTTATCAGATAAATTTGGTGTAATGATTATCATAGTTTATGAATTAATATTTgctttatttatgtatggatttagtttttttaaatcaaataTTGCACACTGGGCCTCAGTTATTTCCAATGTTTTATACTCAGCTTGTGCAAATGGGCAAATATGGAcatttatatcatatacATTTAGTTCAAAATATCATTCCACATTAATTggattattaaattttgtttgtGGTGTTGTATCATTTGCTCGTATCTTATTGCTTGAATGGGccaaaaatgtaaattatgattttacttatattaatttacttattattggatttattgttattaatGTGGTAGTAACAATTATCCTTGGTTTGATCATAAAATCTAAAGGAGACAAAGTCATATATGGAGATGAAGAGTCagattaa